Proteins encoded in a region of the Vicia villosa cultivar HV-30 ecotype Madison, WI linkage group LG5, Vvil1.0, whole genome shotgun sequence genome:
- the LOC131607142 gene encoding uncharacterized protein LOC131607142, whose amino-acid sequence MDPSHSRVVSMNIDQGFPSAHKKSPNFLSSIGAHEFLSIETWKAALTELIATTLLMFTLISSIVACLDSSHNPQFIIPFAVFFIAFLFLNVTVPLTGGHMSPVFSFIAALKGVITLSRALLYVLAQCIGAILGFFILKCVMDPKLIETYSLGGCSLGDKEQNPNIIKPQDALLIEFTCTFLVLFVGLTCAFDKRRHKDMGLQKICMVVAGSLALAVFVSITVTGHAGYAGVGMNPARCLGPALLHGGSLWNGHWVFWVGPFLACLVYYSVSINLPKESLDWVDGEYDILRLAVGSCGTLSASAV is encoded by the exons ATGGATCCCTCTCATTCAAGAGTTGTAAGCATGAACATTGATCAAGGATTCCCTTCTGCTCACAAGAAGTCTCCAAATTTTCTTTCTTCCATCGGTGCTCATGAATTCTTATCAATTGAG ACATGGAAAGCAGCTTTAACGGAATTAATAGCAACAACCTTACTTATGTTTACTCTAATAAGTTCTATTGTTGCATGTTTGGATTCATCGCACAATCCTCAATTTATAATCCCTTTTGCAGTCTTCTTCATAGCCTTCTTATTCCTAAATGTCACAGTTCCTCTGACGGGTGGTCATATGAGTCCTGTTTTCTCATTCATAGCTGCTCTAAAAGGTGTTATCACTCTTTCTCGTGCACTTCTTTATGTCTTAGCACAATGCATTGGCGCAATACTTGGTTTCTTTATACTCAAGTGTGTAATGGACCCTAAATTAATAGAAACATACTCCTTAGGAGGTTGTTCCCTTGGTGACAAAGAACAAAATCCTAATATAATAAAGCCACAAGATGCATTATTGATTGAATTCACTTGCACATTTTTGGTACTATTTGTGGGTCTCACATGTGCTTTTGACAAAAGAAGGCACAAAGATATGGGCTTGCAAAAGATTTGTATGGTGGTAGCAGGCTCTCTAGCACTAGCAGTATTTGTGTCTATAACAGTAACTGGACATGCTGGATATGCTGGTGTTGGGATGAATCCAGCAAGATGCTTAGGCCCAGCATTGCTTCATGGGGGCTCATTATGGAATGGACATTGGGTTTTTTGGGTTGGACCATTCTTGGCATGCTTAGTGTATTATAGCGTTTCTATTAATCTACCAAAAGAGAGTTTGGATTGGGTTGATGGAGAATATGATATCTTAAGGTTGGCGGTCGGTTCTTGCGGGACTCTCTCTGCTAGTGCAGTCTGA